From the genome of Haloarcula limicola, one region includes:
- a CDS encoding asparagine synthase-related protein, whose protein sequence is MTGSFRLLVADPAARTLETDTGTWVVAGVDVSSIERVLRDAGSVAEVKRELPSVTEDAIAVNVEDDSGRTVHAYRSVTGGHRLYWTETNGEFVLADHFRNALAEVPVGERTVSDETVIDHLLFRAPVGATGFVEEVDGVEQGEWRTWHLDSGETTSERVGTLSTRTETPPSRAPAAIESTYDDLMATDGFDGDAINLYSGGVDSTLTQTFFEGSTMLNAGVDSEEYAYEVEYAREGADHFDAPFEQEMIPEADVLEHLEDSIDATGSPSCPLQVLMVNEALRQYSGRRYVMAVGADSIFGNTPMRGPRYADWASPLLNTPLSRGLARYGPGPVGGFVEWMDELDAQLDRPIDDADSFAHQYATYSNPGYAKRLFDPSLVDDRVAAQTEYVTERVPLDDTHSRFARQAECRHMNLVFGHRVGARWRQLAMAHGNTLTNPFETRSMIETSLSIPAERRFVSGPRHLYDVSTKHHLKQLLRDRLPEYPIGQPKGAGVLPFQRYLRSGPLSSAFETYEPPAFVPDDERESVIEGSGRQSWNVLTYAIWRDRVLENADLPRLSTTEERTWTVPERSASQSSGESVT, encoded by the coding sequence ATGACCGGATCGTTTCGCCTGCTCGTGGCCGACCCGGCGGCCAGAACGCTGGAGACGGACACCGGTACGTGGGTCGTCGCCGGCGTCGACGTATCGAGTATCGAGCGCGTGCTTCGAGACGCCGGGTCAGTCGCCGAGGTCAAGCGAGAGCTGCCGTCGGTCACCGAGGACGCCATCGCGGTCAACGTCGAGGACGACTCCGGGCGGACCGTCCACGCCTACCGGTCGGTCACCGGCGGTCACCGCCTCTACTGGACGGAGACCAACGGCGAGTTCGTCCTCGCGGACCACTTCCGCAACGCGCTGGCCGAAGTCCCGGTCGGGGAGCGGACGGTCAGCGACGAGACGGTAATCGACCACCTGCTGTTCCGCGCGCCCGTCGGCGCGACGGGGTTCGTCGAGGAGGTCGACGGCGTCGAACAGGGTGAGTGGCGCACCTGGCACCTCGACAGTGGTGAGACGACCAGCGAACGCGTCGGGACGCTCTCGACGCGGACGGAGACGCCGCCGTCGCGGGCCCCCGCGGCCATCGAATCGACGTACGACGACCTGATGGCGACCGACGGGTTCGACGGCGACGCTATCAACCTCTACTCCGGTGGCGTGGACTCGACGCTCACCCAGACGTTCTTCGAGGGCTCGACGATGCTGAACGCCGGCGTGGACTCCGAGGAGTACGCCTACGAGGTCGAGTACGCGCGCGAGGGGGCCGACCACTTCGACGCGCCGTTCGAACAGGAGATGATCCCCGAGGCGGACGTCCTCGAACACTTAGAGGACAGCATCGACGCGACCGGGTCGCCCTCCTGTCCGCTACAGGTGCTGATGGTGAACGAAGCCCTCCGGCAGTACTCCGGGCGACGCTACGTGATGGCCGTCGGCGCGGACTCCATCTTCGGCAATACGCCCATGAGAGGACCGCGCTACGCCGACTGGGCCAGTCCGCTGCTGAACACCCCCCTCTCGCGCGGACTCGCTCGGTACGGACCCGGACCGGTCGGCGGGTTCGTCGAGTGGATGGACGAGCTCGACGCCCAGCTCGACCGTCCCATCGACGACGCCGATTCGTTCGCACACCAGTACGCGACGTACTCGAACCCCGGCTACGCGAAGCGGCTGTTCGATCCCTCGCTCGTCGACGACCGCGTCGCCGCCCAGACGGAGTACGTGACCGAACGGGTGCCACTCGACGACACACACAGTCGGTTCGCCCGGCAGGCCGAGTGCCGGCACATGAACCTCGTCTTCGGCCACCGGGTCGGCGCGCGCTGGCGACAGCTGGCGATGGCCCACGGGAACACGCTGACCAACCCCTTCGAGACCCGGAGCATGATCGAGACGTCGCTGTCGATTCCCGCCGAGCGGCGCTTCGTCTCCGGCCCCAGACACCTCTACGACGTCTCGACGAAACACCATCTCAAGCAGTTGCTACGCGACCGGCTGCCGGAGTACCCCATCGGGCAGCCGAAGGGCGCGGGCGTGTTGCCGTTCCAGCGGTACCTGCGGTCGGGGCCGCTCTCGTCGGCCTTCGAGACGTACGAACCGCCTGCGTTCGTCCCCGACGACGAACGCGAGTCCGTCATCGAGGGCAGCGGTCGGCAGTCCTGGAACGTCCTCACCTACGCCATCTGGCGCGACCGAGTCCTCGAAAACGCCGACCTCCCTCGCCTCTCGACGACGGAGGAGCGCACGTGGACGGTCCCCGAGCGAAGCGCTTCGCAGTCCTCCGGCGAGAGCGTGACGTGA
- a CDS encoding HalOD1 output domain-containing protein, protein MVVEHDFDDPHSELTVTVVDAVSKAVGVSPAGVVPRVNDHVDPDALDRIFRPRPDGSGRQGRLTFELADCLVEITGDGTVRVYDT, encoded by the coding sequence ATGGTCGTCGAACACGACTTCGACGACCCGCACAGCGAACTGACGGTGACCGTCGTCGACGCCGTCTCGAAGGCGGTCGGCGTCTCGCCGGCCGGCGTCGTCCCCCGCGTGAACGACCACGTCGACCCGGACGCGCTCGACCGTATTTTCCGACCCCGGCCCGACGGATCGGGACGGCAGGGCCGACTCACCTTCGAACTGGCCGACTGTCTCGTCGAGATCACCGGCGACGGGACGGTTCGCGTGTACGACACGTAA
- a CDS encoding HalOD1 output domain-containing protein has translation MHENVERRSLSADRPLSESVVRAIADAEDIEPAQVASRVYDVVDPDALDRLFRPANDQTRREDAQLFFRLDDYEVTIQGGELVVVRPARPAGSLEQN, from the coding sequence ATGCACGAGAACGTGGAAAGGCGCTCCCTTTCCGCGGACCGGCCCCTCTCTGAGTCCGTCGTCAGAGCCATCGCCGACGCCGAGGACATCGAACCGGCGCAGGTGGCCAGTCGGGTCTACGACGTCGTCGACCCGGACGCGCTCGACCGGCTGTTCCGGCCGGCGAACGACCAAACGCGACGGGAAGACGCCCAACTGTTCTTCCGACTGGACGACTACGAGGTCACCATTCAGGGCGGAGAGCTCGTCGTCGTTCGACCCGCCCGGCCCGCGGGGTCGCTGGAACAGAACTGA
- a CDS encoding polysaccharide deacetylase family protein — MKRNSNRRAFLTTTAAGAAAFAGCGAFGDSGQSDTQTPEGDGTATQAPAQTENGTGTPEETGTPTQEFDYTDRGTVLDDFEDLEYWGTIQGDVSAETEDVFRGSQSVRIQNPSGGGAGMYKAYPDGLDLTKNNLSIAVKMEKPSPGKLAMEVIAPARSDHLVCRRYIPDAMNGWMRVDLGYTGLRGDPMLKSVQELRIVVLSDGEPINFVVDDLRKHKKPTDKGRVMLSFSDTYASQYDVAFQELQKRDMSAMVAAVPDRINSDGALTTGQLREMQDAGWDVVSSPHIGTPLPELSEDEQRRTIKQTKEYLRLKGFREGMRFMSIPYGSYNRTTLDLVDEFHEYGFAYGAGPNAIPPVGTSAVSTVSGADLNGAARMINLAAKYNQLTVVNFGNIGKDQSVDKEHFNHLLDIIEDWQSQDKIEVTTPSGLLKLQQS; from the coding sequence ATGAAACGCAACTCCAACCGCCGCGCGTTCCTCACGACAACCGCAGCGGGTGCCGCTGCGTTCGCGGGGTGCGGTGCCTTCGGAGATTCCGGTCAGTCAGACACCCAGACGCCCGAGGGCGACGGGACGGCGACGCAGGCCCCGGCGCAGACCGAGAACGGGACGGGGACGCCCGAGGAGACGGGCACCCCCACTCAAGAGTTCGACTACACGGACCGCGGGACGGTCCTCGACGACTTCGAGGATCTCGAATACTGGGGGACGATTCAGGGCGACGTCTCCGCCGAAACCGAGGACGTCTTCCGCGGCAGCCAATCCGTCCGCATTCAGAACCCCTCCGGCGGCGGCGCGGGGATGTACAAGGCCTACCCCGACGGCCTCGACCTCACGAAAAACAACCTCTCGATCGCCGTCAAGATGGAGAAACCCAGCCCGGGCAAGCTCGCGATGGAGGTCATCGCCCCCGCCCGGAGCGACCACCTCGTCTGCCGGCGCTACATCCCCGACGCCATGAACGGCTGGATGCGCGTCGACCTCGGCTACACCGGCCTCCGCGGCGACCCCATGCTGAAGAGCGTCCAGGAGCTCCGCATCGTCGTCCTTTCTGACGGCGAACCCATCAACTTCGTCGTCGACGACCTCCGCAAACACAAGAAGCCCACCGACAAGGGCCGCGTCATGCTCTCGTTCAGCGACACGTACGCGTCCCAGTACGACGTGGCGTTCCAGGAGCTCCAGAAGCGCGATATGTCCGCGATGGTCGCCGCCGTCCCCGACCGAATCAACAGCGACGGCGCGCTCACGACGGGCCAACTTCGAGAGATGCAGGACGCCGGCTGGGACGTCGTCTCCTCGCCGCACATCGGCACGCCGCTGCCGGAACTCTCGGAGGACGAACAGCGCCGGACCATCAAACAGACGAAGGAGTACCTCCGCCTGAAAGGGTTCCGCGAGGGAATGCGGTTCATGTCCATCCCGTACGGGAGCTACAACAGGACGACGCTTGACCTCGTCGACGAGTTCCACGAGTACGGCTTCGCCTACGGCGCGGGACCGAACGCCATCCCGCCGGTCGGCACCTCCGCCGTCTCGACGGTCAGCGGCGCGGACCTGAACGGCGCGGCCCGGATGATCAACCTCGCGGCGAAGTACAACCAGCTCACCGTCGTCAACTTCGGCAACATCGGCAAAGACCAGAGCGTCGACAAGGAGCACTTCAACCACCTGCTGGACATCATCGAGGACTGGCAGAGCCAGGACAAGATCGAGGTCACCACGCCCTCGGGCCTCCTCAAGCTACAGCAGTCCTGA
- a CDS encoding AAA family ATPase — protein MDATAVRAQCTALLEEVSRAVVVDDEVLRTVLAGFQAGGHVLLEDAPGTGKTLTARCFATALGLSYSRVQFTPDLLPSDVTGTHVYEETEGDFEFQPGPVFANVVLADEINRASPKTQAALLEAMEEGQVTVDGETHPLPEPFFVIATQNPVEQEGTFPLPEAQKDRFVVKTSLGFPGMEGELELIDRRASRTSQTPAVEPVCDDADVRQLRAAPEAVHVEDDVRRYIATLTRATRSDERVDGGVSPRGTQRLFEAARAVAVGNGREYVTPEDVKFVAESVLAHRLVLTADARVDGVEKADVVADITEETQVPTVNYTAPASATAPNRAD, from the coding sequence ATGGACGCAACCGCGGTTCGAGCGCAGTGTACGGCGCTGCTGGAGGAAGTGAGCCGAGCGGTCGTCGTCGACGACGAGGTGTTGCGGACGGTTCTCGCGGGGTTTCAGGCCGGCGGTCACGTCCTCTTAGAGGACGCGCCGGGGACCGGCAAGACCCTGACCGCCCGGTGTTTCGCGACGGCGCTGGGGCTCTCGTACTCCCGGGTGCAGTTCACGCCCGACCTCCTCCCCTCGGACGTGACCGGCACGCACGTCTACGAGGAGACCGAGGGGGACTTCGAGTTCCAGCCGGGACCCGTCTTCGCCAACGTCGTGCTGGCCGACGAGATCAACCGCGCGTCGCCGAAGACCCAGGCCGCGCTGCTCGAAGCGATGGAGGAGGGGCAGGTGACCGTCGACGGGGAGACCCACCCGCTCCCGGAGCCGTTCTTCGTCATCGCCACGCAGAACCCGGTCGAACAGGAGGGCACGTTCCCGCTGCCGGAGGCCCAGAAGGACCGCTTCGTCGTGAAGACGAGCCTGGGCTTCCCCGGGATGGAGGGCGAGCTCGAACTCATCGACCGGCGGGCCTCCCGGACGAGTCAGACGCCCGCCGTCGAGCCCGTCTGTGACGACGCGGACGTGCGGCAACTCAGGGCGGCCCCCGAGGCGGTCCACGTCGAAGACGACGTCCGCCGCTACATCGCCACGCTCACCCGAGCGACGCGGTCCGACGAACGAGTCGACGGCGGCGTCTCGCCGCGGGGGACTCAGCGGCTGTTCGAGGCCGCCCGCGCCGTCGCGGTCGGGAACGGCCGGGAGTACGTCACGCCCGAGGACGTGAAGTTCGTCGCGGAGTCGGTGCTGGCCCACCGGCTCGTCCTGACGGCCGACGCCCGCGTCGACGGCGTCGAGAAGGCGGACGTGGTCGCGGACATCACCGAGGAGACGCAGGTGCCGACGGTCAATTATACAGCGCCAGCGTCAGCAACAGCCCCGAACCGAGCAGACTAG
- a CDS encoding DUF7519 family protein has translation MTTHRPTRLSAALSVLVGAAALALVGTTPAQRLTVGATLVALVPLALGLELRRRSHVAAGLALSSLGTVGVAGALALGSTRVASFSDGIELYPGLVGLFVLALALGPVWAGRERALVSVGTGLLLVSVIASAAVYGTDTTGLLVAGVGTVLAWDLAEQAVNLGEQVGREAKTRTVELTHAGATAAVGVGAILAVQVVVDADVTGLSLPVLASLLGSGLLLTLALYN, from the coding sequence GTGACGACGCACCGTCCTACCCGCCTGAGCGCGGCGCTGTCGGTGCTCGTCGGCGCGGCCGCGCTCGCGCTGGTCGGGACGACGCCGGCCCAGCGGCTCACCGTCGGGGCGACGCTCGTCGCGCTCGTCCCGCTGGCGCTCGGCCTCGAACTGCGTCGGCGCAGTCACGTCGCGGCCGGTCTCGCGCTCTCGTCGCTCGGGACGGTCGGCGTCGCCGGGGCGCTGGCGCTCGGGAGCACGCGGGTCGCGTCGTTCAGCGACGGCATCGAACTGTATCCCGGACTGGTCGGGCTGTTCGTCCTCGCCCTCGCGCTGGGCCCGGTCTGGGCGGGCCGCGAGCGCGCGCTCGTCTCGGTCGGAACGGGGCTACTGCTGGTTTCGGTGATCGCCAGCGCCGCCGTGTACGGGACCGACACTACCGGCTTGCTCGTCGCCGGCGTCGGGACGGTACTCGCGTGGGACCTCGCGGAACAGGCCGTGAACCTCGGCGAACAGGTCGGCCGCGAAGCGAAGACGCGGACGGTCGAACTGACTCACGCGGGCGCGACAGCGGCCGTCGGCGTCGGCGCCATTCTCGCCGTGCAGGTCGTCGTCGACGCCGACGTGACCGGACTCTCGCTGCCCGTGCTCGCTAGTCTGCTCGGTTCGGGGCTGTTGCTGACGCTGGCGCTGTATAATTGA
- a CDS encoding DUF58 domain-containing protein produces the protein MSTTRTTTRWRGVVGVALFAGAAGVLLKRPSLLLLATAGVALAAYPRLTRPPTVSLDIERATDADEPADGDPVEVTVTVRNTGGSTLTDCRLVDGVPPMLSVIDGTPRHAAVLRPGASTTFSYTVRATRGVHRFEPASVVARDIAGANEVETAVGTDTSLACESSVPAVPLRRQTGRRVGDLVTDEGGSGIEFHRTRDYRAGDPLSRVDWKRFARTGELATAEYREERATSVVLCLDGREAAFRTRASGEPHAVSHCLGAIEQTFGELLETANQVGLAGFGTDFCWLAPGAGTEQAARGRDLLASHPTLSVHRPAEPTTADALSEQAAELRKRLRGDTQVVLFSPLPDDAIVETCLRLEADGHAVTVISPDVTNEESVGGRLAGFERSRRLDSLRESGVRTVEWTPDRSYGAALVRAQERWSA, from the coding sequence ATGAGCACGACCCGGACGACCACGCGGTGGCGCGGCGTCGTCGGCGTCGCGCTGTTCGCCGGTGCGGCCGGCGTCCTGCTCAAGCGACCGTCGCTCCTCCTGCTCGCGACGGCCGGGGTCGCCCTCGCGGCGTACCCGCGGCTGACGCGCCCGCCGACCGTCTCGCTGGACATCGAGCGGGCAACCGACGCGGACGAACCCGCCGATGGCGACCCGGTCGAGGTCACGGTGACGGTCCGCAACACCGGCGGATCGACGCTGACCGACTGCCGCCTCGTCGACGGCGTCCCGCCCATGCTGTCGGTGATCGACGGGACGCCCCGTCACGCGGCGGTCCTGCGGCCCGGGGCCTCGACGACGTTCTCCTACACCGTCCGCGCGACCCGCGGCGTCCACCGCTTCGAACCGGCGTCGGTCGTCGCCCGCGATATCGCGGGGGCGAACGAGGTCGAGACCGCCGTCGGCACCGACACCAGCCTCGCCTGCGAGTCGTCGGTGCCGGCGGTCCCGCTCCGGCGACAGACCGGCCGGCGGGTCGGCGACCTCGTCACCGACGAGGGCGGGAGCGGTATCGAGTTTCACCGCACCCGCGACTACCGCGCGGGCGACCCGCTCTCCCGCGTCGACTGGAAGCGCTTCGCCCGGACCGGCGAACTGGCGACCGCCGAGTACCGCGAGGAGCGGGCGACCTCCGTGGTCCTGTGTCTCGACGGCCGCGAGGCCGCCTTTCGGACCCGAGCGTCGGGCGAACCCCACGCCGTCTCGCACTGTCTGGGCGCGATCGAACAGACCTTCGGCGAGCTGCTGGAAACCGCTAACCAGGTCGGCCTCGCCGGGTTCGGCACCGACTTCTGTTGGCTCGCGCCGGGAGCGGGGACCGAACAGGCCGCCCGCGGGCGGGACCTGCTCGCGTCTCACCCGACGCTGTCGGTCCACCGCCCGGCCGAGCCGACGACGGCCGACGCGCTGTCCGAACAGGCGGCCGAACTCCGGAAGCGACTGCGCGGCGACACGCAGGTCGTGCTGTTCTCGCCGCTGCCGGACGACGCCATCGTCGAGACGTGTCTGCGGCTGGAGGCCGACGGCCACGCCGTGACGGTCATCTCACCAGACGTGACCAACGAGGAGAGCGTCGGCGGCCGCCTCGCCGGGTTCGAGCGGTCGAGGCGGCTGGATTCACTGCGCGAGAGCGGCGTCCGAACCGTCGAGTGGACGCCCGACCGGTCCTACGGGGCGGCGCTCGTCCGAGCGCAGGAGCGGTGGTCGGCGTGA
- a CDS encoding DUF7269 family protein, with protein MNAARGVFAAAGSIALAAAGLLVLEPGLASAVPTDAAVAALGNDYLLVAAFGVAALALVAAVLGGRAVTDVAQATPPRPETVQRAPRFGSDFDETVDSKVGLRARLFSDRRETVRERLRENAVRAELAAEGCRRAEARKRVEAGDWTDDPDAAAFLGASLSPPVRSRLRAAARGQTWFQRGARRTAEAIATKAKSGEADR; from the coding sequence GTGAACGCCGCCCGCGGCGTCTTCGCGGCGGCCGGATCGATCGCCCTCGCCGCCGCCGGCCTGCTCGTCCTCGAACCGGGACTGGCGTCGGCCGTTCCGACCGACGCCGCCGTCGCGGCGCTGGGCAACGATTACCTCCTCGTCGCCGCGTTCGGCGTCGCCGCGCTCGCGCTCGTCGCGGCGGTACTGGGCGGCCGGGCGGTCACGGACGTAGCGCAGGCGACGCCGCCCCGACCGGAGACGGTACAGCGCGCGCCCCGCTTCGGGAGCGACTTCGACGAGACGGTCGACAGTAAGGTCGGCCTGCGCGCCCGCCTGTTCTCCGACCGCCGCGAGACGGTCCGCGAACGCCTCCGCGAGAACGCAGTCCGCGCCGAACTCGCCGCCGAGGGCTGCCGCCGGGCGGAGGCCCGGAAGCGGGTCGAGGCGGGCGACTGGACCGACGACCCCGACGCAGCGGCCTTCCTCGGGGCCTCGCTCTCGCCGCCGGTTCGCTCGCGGCTCCGGGCGGCGGCCCGCGGCCAGACGTGGTTCCAGCGCGGCGCGCGCCGAACCGCCGAAGCGATCGCGACGAAGGCGAAATCGGGGGAGGCCGACCGATGA
- a CDS encoding DUF4129 domain-containing protein, with protein sequence MSTDDELQCSPRGRVTMDRNQLFSIAVAALCMATLGVAGTTLDTTVSGAPADVLDMDFDAQPVGQESAEAIDESIESNRERVEQGKRSNARERQRQSADSGASSGDGGSSGGASTQSEDASTDPTPSFVEQLLELLTALLPYSLAALAVGAVAALAYRYRARIAALALAFVPDGGRGDAGESDPIVGPWDDGQFGDDVHRAWYAMVTHLDIDRPWAKTADECRRRAVEAGLDPEAVGRLTETFREVRYAESGPTPDHERRARESLARLDLGGESA encoded by the coding sequence ATGTCGACAGACGATGAACTGCAGTGCTCCCCGCGCGGGCGGGTGACGATGGACCGGAATCAGCTCTTCTCGATCGCCGTCGCCGCGCTCTGTATGGCCACGCTGGGCGTCGCGGGGACGACCCTCGACACCACGGTGTCGGGCGCGCCGGCGGACGTCCTCGATATGGACTTCGACGCGCAGCCGGTCGGACAGGAGTCGGCCGAGGCCATCGACGAGAGCATCGAATCGAACAGAGAGCGGGTCGAACAGGGGAAGCGCTCGAACGCTCGGGAACGACAGCGCCAGTCGGCCGATAGCGGCGCTTCGAGCGGGGACGGCGGCTCTTCGGGCGGCGCGTCGACGCAGTCCGAGGACGCGTCTACCGACCCGACGCCCTCGTTCGTAGAACAGTTGCTCGAACTGTTGACGGCGCTGCTCCCGTACTCGCTGGCGGCGCTCGCCGTCGGTGCCGTCGCCGCGCTCGCCTATCGCTACCGCGCCCGAATCGCGGCGCTCGCGCTCGCGTTCGTCCCCGATGGCGGCCGCGGCGACGCCGGTGAGTCCGATCCGATAGTCGGGCCGTGGGACGACGGGCAGTTCGGCGACGACGTCCACCGAGCGTGGTACGCGATGGTCACGCATCTCGATATCGACCGGCCGTGGGCGAAGACGGCCGACGAGTGTCGCCGGCGGGCGGTCGAGGCGGGACTCGACCCCGAGGCGGTCGGGCGGCTCACGGAGACGTTCCGCGAGGTGCGCTACGCCGAATCGGGGCCGACCCCGGACCACGAGCGGCGGGCGCGGGAGTCCCTCGCCCGGCTCGACCTCGGAGGGGAGTCGGCGTGA
- the glmU gene encoding bifunctional sugar-1-phosphate nucleotidylyltransferase/acetyltransferase yields the protein MQAVILAAGEGTRMRPLTDQRPKPMLGVGGTPLVEHVARTAVSAGAEEVIVVVGYEGEQVKRHLGDSVGDAPVHYAEQADQQGTADAVAAAQEHLDGPFAVLNGDNVYESDALARLFESAPSIACTRVDEPSNYGVVEVDGGTVSGLLEKPAEPPSNLVNAGAYVFPAAAREALDVAESERGERELTDVLNRVIDDSDVTPVVIDDWLDVGRPWELLAANERHVDRQSRALGGDVHEDATVEGDVVVEPDASVARDAVVEGPAVVESGAFVGRGATVRGPTLLGTATGIGTEAEVENSVLMAGTSVGRESVVRDSVLGRNCQLGAETTVRNGSDDAGSVSVTVKGDRVSTRRRTFGAVLGDGVETGAETTLEPGVKLPTDATTDPEVRVSDDY from the coding sequence ATGCAAGCCGTCATACTGGCCGCCGGAGAAGGGACGCGGATGCGGCCGCTGACAGACCAGCGACCGAAGCCGATGCTCGGCGTCGGGGGGACACCGCTGGTCGAACACGTCGCGCGAACCGCCGTCTCGGCCGGCGCTGAGGAGGTCATCGTCGTCGTCGGCTACGAAGGAGAACAGGTGAAGCGCCACCTCGGCGACAGCGTCGGCGACGCGCCGGTCCACTACGCCGAACAGGCAGACCAACAGGGCACGGCCGACGCCGTCGCGGCCGCGCAGGAACACCTCGACGGCCCGTTCGCCGTGCTCAACGGCGACAACGTCTACGAGTCGGACGCGCTCGCTCGCCTCTTCGAGAGCGCGCCCTCCATCGCCTGTACGCGAGTGGACGAGCCGTCGAACTACGGCGTCGTGGAGGTCGACGGCGGGACGGTCAGCGGCCTGCTGGAGAAACCCGCAGAGCCGCCGAGTAATCTCGTCAACGCCGGCGCGTACGTCTTTCCCGCCGCCGCCCGCGAGGCGCTCGACGTGGCCGAGAGCGAGCGGGGCGAGCGCGAGCTCACCGACGTCCTCAACCGCGTCATCGACGACAGCGACGTCACCCCGGTCGTCATCGACGACTGGCTGGACGTGGGCCGACCGTGGGAGCTACTGGCGGCCAACGAGCGACACGTCGACCGTCAGAGCCGAGCGCTCGGCGGCGACGTCCACGAGGACGCGACCGTCGAGGGCGACGTGGTCGTCGAACCCGATGCGTCCGTCGCCCGGGACGCGGTCGTCGAGGGGCCGGCGGTCGTCGAGTCCGGCGCGTTCGTCGGCCGCGGCGCGACCGTTCGCGGGCCGACGCTACTCGGCACCGCTACCGGGATCGGGACGGAGGCCGAAGTCGAGAACAGCGTCCTCATGGCGGGGACGAGCGTCGGCCGCGAATCGGTCGTCCGCGACAGCGTTCTCGGACGAAACTGCCAGCTCGGCGCCGAGACGACGGTGCGAAACGGGAGCGACGACGCCGGATCCGTCTCCGTCACGGTGAAGGGCGACCGCGTCTCGACCCGCCGACGGACGTTCGGCGCTGTCCTCGGGGACGGCGTCGAAACCGGCGCCGAGACGACGCTCGAACCGGGCGTGAAGCTCCCGACCGACGCGACGACCGACCCGGAGGTGCGAGTCAGCGATGACTACTGA